AGTAAAAAACTTAGCCAACAGGCTAGTATTATAAAAGCAACATCGCCAAGCAAAAAGAAAAACGTTCTTTTGGCTGTTGTACGCGCAAAAATTTTTTGTTTAAGTTTTTCTAGAACCATTTTAAATTGTTTTATTATTTCTGATAAAATTTTTTAATATTTTCAACCACCCAATCTATTTGAGTATTGGTTAACTCAGGATACATTGGCAAAGAGATAACTTCATGGCAGATTTTTTTCGTTTCCGGAAGTTCTACGGCAATACCTTTGGTTGATACTAATTTAGGCATTCCGAATTCTTGATTAAATTTAGAACTAGCAAATACAGGTTCTTTATAAGTTGGCGAGGGCCAAGAAATAAGCGTTTCAATGCTTTGTTTTTCTAAATATTTTTTAAGTTCATCGCGGCGTTCGGCTCGAATTACATAATTGGTATAAATGTCGGAAAAACGATTATCGTCAAAATGAGGGAGTTTGATTTGCGGAATATTAGCCAATCCTTGTTGATATTTTTTAGCGATTTCCTTGCGCCGTTTAAGCCATGTCGGAAAATATTTGAATTTTACATTTAAAAGTGCAGCGTGCAAGTTATCCATTAAAAGATTGTGGCTGTGATAATAAAAATGGCGTTTTCTCCGATCTTCGCCATTATAGCGCATTAATTTTACTGCTTCGGCGATTTTGGAATCATTGGTAACCAACATACCGTTATTGCCCCAGCCACCCAAGGTTTTGGCCCAATAAAGACTAAAACAACCGGCTGTACCGAAAGAACCGGCTTTTTTATTAGTACCATCCGACATTTTTAAAGTGGCACCCAGAGCTTGTGCGGCATCTTCAATAACCATAAGTCCTTTTCGTTTGGCAATATCCATGATTACTTCCATATCGCATAAACGGCCGTTCAAATGGACGGGCTCAATAGCTTTTGTTTTTGGCGTTAAAGCTTTTTCAATTAATTTTGGGTTCATATTAAAGTCGTTGCCGACATCAATAAGAACCGGTTTGGCTCCGGTCAAATAGACACAAGAAAGGCTGGCAATGAAAGTGTGGGCGACGGTTATTACTTCGTCATTTTTTTTAATACCAGCTGCTTTTAGCCCAAGATAAACGGCTGAAGTTCCAGAATTAACGCCAATCGCATATTTAGTGCCGACAAATTCAGCAAAATCTTTTTCAAATTTTTCCAAATCTTTGCGCATTACAATATCACCACGCGAAAGAACATCGTCAAAAGTTTGAATAAATTCTTTGCGATGGTCTTGATATTGTTTTTGTGGATTGGCGAAACGAACTTTATACATAGTTTAAAATATTTTTTACCTTTTTAATTACATCTTTAGATGTTAAATAATAAGCTTGTTCTAATATTTTACTGACCGGTGCAGGACAATCAGGCAGGCAAAGTCTTTCAATTGGTGCTTTAAGATATTTAAAAGATTGCCTTGCTATCTGACTATTAATTTCACTACTAATACTACCGCTAGACCAAGCAGCTTCGGTGATAAGCAAACGGCCCGTTTTTTTAACCGATTTAATAATTAGAGGAATATCTATGGGCCAAGCGCTTCTTAAATCAATTATTTCAGCATCGATTTTTTGTTTTCTTAATTCTGCTGCCGCTATTAGCGCTTCTTTGACCATATAAGAAATGGCTACAATAGTGATATCTTTCCCGATTTTTCTGATTGCGCCCTTACCGATGGGTACTGAGTATATTTTTTGCGGTACATGATCTTTGACATCATAAAGCCAGCGATCGTCAATATAAATGACAGGATTAGGGTCACGAATAGCAGAAATCATTAATCCTTTGGCGTCATAGGCAGTTGCCGGCATTACTACTTTTAATCCGGGAATATGAGTGAATAGAGATTGAAGGGCCTGAGAATGTTGAGCACCTTGTTCACCGCCACGATTAATAATAGCACGAATAACTACATCTGCATTAGCTTTTCCTCCAAACATATAGTGCCAATTTGCTGCTTCATTTATAATCGGATCAAGAGCATACATCATAAAATCCATTCGAGGAAAAATAACAATAGGTTTCATGTTAACCATTCCAGCTCCTATTCCTACACCCGTTGTTACATTTTCAGAGATTGGTGTGTCCATAACCATTTTGGGACCGAATTTTTTTAATAGATCACGGCAAGTATTACCGACATACCAAGGACTTTTTACCCCCTGACCAATAACAAAAACAGATTTATTTTTTGACATCATTTGATAAACTGCTTCATTAATAGCCAAGCTATATGAGAGAAATCTTTTATTTATTTGTTTTTTATTTTTTAAAAACATATTTTAATAGTTCATTTTTTTTAGGATAAGGACTGTGACGAGAAAAGGTTTTAGCTTGCTCAATTTTTTTATTTATTTTTTGATAATTTTTTTTAATTTTAGATTGATCTAAAAATTTATTTTTGATCAAAAATTTTTCCATTTTTTTTATAGGATCCCTTTTTTTCCATACTTCAATTTCTCTTGATTTCCTTATATCAGTGTGCGTTCCTTGAATATTGTCGTCTGGTCCAACATGACCACGCATACGGTAGGTTAAAAATTCGATAAAAGCCGGCCCCTTATGTTTTTTAATTTGAGTAATCATTTTTTTGGCGGTTTCAAAAACTTTAATT
The nucleotide sequence above comes from Patescibacteria group bacterium. Encoded proteins:
- a CDS encoding DegT/DnrJ/EryC1/StrS family aminotransferase → MYKVRFANPQKQYQDHRKEFIQTFDDVLSRGDIVMRKDLEKFEKDFAEFVGTKYAIGVNSGTSAVYLGLKAAGIKKNDEVITVAHTFIASLSCVYLTGAKPVLIDVGNDFNMNPKLIEKALTPKTKAIEPVHLNGRLCDMEVIMDIAKRKGLMVIEDAAQALGATLKMSDGTNKKAGSFGTAGCFSLYWAKTLGGWGNNGMLVTNDSKIAEAVKLMRYNGEDRRKRHFYYHSHNLLMDNLHAALLNVKFKYFPTWLKRRKEIAKKYQQGLANIPQIKLPHFDDNRFSDIYTNYVIRAERRDELKKYLEKQSIETLISWPSPTYKEPVFASSKFNQEFGMPKLVSTKGIAVELPETKKICHEVISLPMYPELTNTQIDWVVENIKKFYQK
- a CDS encoding transketolase C-terminal domain-containing protein; translated protein: MFLKNKKQINKRFLSYSLAINEAVYQMMSKNKSVFVIGQGVKSPWYVGNTCRDLLKKFGPKMVMDTPISENVTTGVGIGAGMVNMKPIVIFPRMDFMMYALDPIINEAANWHYMFGGKANADVVIRAIINRGGEQGAQHSQALQSLFTHIPGLKVVMPATAYDAKGLMISAIRDPNPVIYIDDRWLYDVKDHVPQKIYSVPIGKGAIRKIGKDITIVAISYMVKEALIAAAELRKQKIDAEIIDLRSAWPIDIPLIIKSVKKTGRLLITEAAWSSGSISSEINSQIARQSFKYLKAPIERLCLPDCPAPVSKILEQAYYLTSKDVIKKVKNILNYV